A single region of the Rhizobium etli CFN 42 genome encodes:
- a CDS encoding NAD-dependent epimerase/dehydratase family protein: MNKAGARASDQETRRFGFVEWFRPGDYERAEVALPDILESGASYLRTHLSWAEYLAPGGQQWFDWLIPRIGGQIDLLPCIHYTPPSLSRTGRSSGPPVNLKSYADFVDHVLTRYGRYISHIELWNEPNNLLDWDWRHDSDFLLFCEMVGGAAYWAKQRGYKPVLGGPCPFDPYWLNLMGTRGVLGVVDAVGFHGFPGTWDSEEATWGGWDMHLGEMRGIIDRYNADAEIWITETGYSTWRNDEIEQARRFTKALKVPADRMYWYSWRDVPPDVPVQEGLWFDPRHYHLGAVSHDNKPKLLARLLTEGGVKRLEEVAALAAPNITSGAAPIIVTGGSGFVGCNLADRLLSDGEDVIILDNLARSGVDQNLSWLKERHGGRVHPVLADVRDLLGIEAAFRDAKAVFHYAAQTAVTTSLVDPLEDFETNARGTLNVLESIRRAGKRAPIIFASTNKVYGALDDLGMIELDDRYLPEDESIRTLGIGEDRPLDFCTPYGCSKGVADQYILDYAKSYGIPAAVLRMSCIYGPRQFGTEDQGWVAHFLIRALGGEPISIYGDGKQVRDILHVDDAVAAYRVLLSNIGQVSGKAFNLGGGPRNAVSVLAVLREIEELAGRPVETSFGPWRAGDQLYFVADTTRLEQETGWQAGIGWRHGLRHLAEWLIAHRFGGRQIRREKRKASA; this comes from the coding sequence ATGAACAAGGCCGGTGCTCGAGCATCCGATCAGGAGACGAGGCGGTTCGGTTTTGTCGAATGGTTCCGGCCCGGAGACTATGAGCGGGCTGAGGTCGCGTTGCCGGATATCCTGGAGAGTGGCGCCAGTTATCTCCGCACACATCTTTCCTGGGCCGAATATCTGGCCCCCGGCGGCCAGCAATGGTTCGATTGGCTGATCCCGCGTATCGGCGGCCAAATCGATCTTCTGCCGTGCATTCACTACACGCCGCCGTCCCTGTCCCGGACGGGCAGGTCTTCAGGCCCTCCGGTGAATCTCAAATCCTATGCCGACTTCGTCGACCATGTTCTGACGCGCTATGGCCGCTATATCAGTCATATCGAGCTCTGGAACGAACCAAACAACCTGCTTGACTGGGATTGGCGCCACGACAGCGACTTTCTGCTTTTCTGCGAAATGGTCGGAGGCGCCGCCTACTGGGCGAAGCAGAGGGGCTACAAACCTGTACTTGGCGGCCCGTGCCCCTTCGATCCCTATTGGCTCAATCTGATGGGCACGCGCGGCGTGCTCGGCGTCGTCGACGCCGTCGGCTTCCACGGTTTCCCTGGAACCTGGGATAGCGAGGAGGCAACCTGGGGCGGCTGGGACATGCATCTCGGAGAGATGCGTGGGATTATCGATCGTTATAATGCCGATGCCGAAATATGGATCACCGAAACCGGCTACTCCACCTGGCGCAATGACGAGATTGAACAGGCGCGGCGCTTCACAAAGGCGCTGAAAGTACCGGCCGATCGCATGTACTGGTATTCATGGCGCGACGTGCCGCCGGATGTTCCGGTTCAGGAAGGCCTGTGGTTCGATCCGCGGCATTATCATCTGGGCGCTGTCAGCCACGACAATAAACCGAAGCTTCTTGCCCGCCTTCTCACGGAAGGAGGCGTCAAGAGGCTGGAGGAGGTCGCGGCCCTTGCCGCTCCCAACATCACCTCAGGCGCAGCTCCGATCATCGTCACCGGCGGCAGTGGGTTTGTCGGCTGCAATCTCGCCGACCGCCTGCTCAGCGACGGCGAGGACGTCATCATTCTCGACAATCTGGCACGATCGGGAGTCGATCAGAATCTCTCCTGGCTCAAAGAGCGGCATGGCGGGCGGGTGCATCCGGTCCTCGCCGACGTTCGCGATCTGCTGGGCATCGAAGCAGCCTTCAGAGATGCCAAGGCGGTGTTCCACTACGCTGCGCAAACGGCGGTGACCACCAGCCTCGTCGACCCGCTGGAGGATTTCGAAACGAACGCGCGCGGCACGCTCAATGTGCTGGAATCGATTCGCAGGGCAGGCAAACGAGCTCCGATCATCTTCGCCAGCACCAACAAGGTCTACGGCGCTCTCGACGATCTCGGCATGATCGAACTCGATGATCGTTATCTTCCCGAAGACGAGAGCATCAGGACGCTGGGGATCGGGGAGGATCGGCCGCTCGATTTCTGTACGCCTTACGGTTGTTCGAAGGGCGTGGCCGATCAGTATATCCTCGACTATGCGAAGTCCTACGGCATCCCTGCCGCCGTCCTGCGGATGAGCTGCATTTATGGACCGCGCCAGTTCGGCACCGAGGACCAGGGCTGGGTGGCACATTTCCTGATTCGCGCGCTCGGCGGGGAACCCATTTCCATCTACGGCGACGGCAAGCAGGTGCGCGATATTCTGCATGTCGATGATGCCGTTGCTGCCTATCGGGTGCTGCTTTCCAATATCGGGCAGGTCAGCGGCAAAGCATTCAACCTCGGCGGCGGGCCGCGCAACGCCGTCAGCGTGCTCGCGGTGCTGCGCGAGATCGAAGAGCTTGCGGGCCGTCCAGTCGAAACCAGCTTTGGCCCATGGCGCGCCGGCGATCAGCTCTATTTCGTGGCCGACACGACGAGACTTGAACAGGAAACCGGCTGGCAAGCCGGAATCGGATGGCGTCATGGTTTGCGGCACCTGGCCGAATGGCTGATCGCCCATCGTTTCGGCGGCCGGCAGATCCGCAGAGAAAAGCGGAAGGCATCGGCATGA
- a CDS encoding NAD-dependent epimerase/dehydratase family protein: MTILITGGCGFIGRHVAEELLNNGYHVRILDALIDQVHGDAEVSVPHGAEIIQGDVRDKDAVRAALAGVNGVIHLAAEVGVGQSMYEIARYVGCNDLGTAVLLEAMIGLPVKTIVVASSMSVYGEGLYRTADGKRLGYVRRRMQHVKQGRWDPLDQDNQPLTPVATDEEKPVDLASIYALTKYAQERQVLIFGEAYGLDAVALRLFNVFGAGQALSNPYTGVLANFGSRLANGQPPMIFEDGKQRRDFVHVRDVATAFRLALEKPAAAGHVINIGSGQAYSIADVATLLADAMGVPEIGPDIMKKARSGDIRNCFADISKARELLGFEPKYRLENALAPFVEWVRQSGAVDRGAEMKRQLEERGLVS; encoded by the coding sequence ATGACGATTTTGATAACTGGAGGATGCGGCTTCATTGGCCGCCACGTTGCTGAAGAACTTCTGAACAATGGCTATCACGTGCGCATTCTCGATGCGCTGATCGATCAGGTGCATGGCGATGCCGAAGTCAGCGTGCCTCATGGAGCCGAGATCATCCAAGGCGATGTCAGAGACAAGGACGCTGTGCGTGCGGCTCTTGCCGGTGTGAACGGCGTCATTCATCTCGCCGCCGAAGTCGGCGTCGGACAGTCGATGTATGAAATTGCCCGCTATGTCGGCTGCAACGACCTCGGCACCGCGGTCCTCCTGGAAGCCATGATCGGCCTTCCCGTCAAGACGATCGTCGTCGCCTCATCGATGAGTGTCTATGGAGAAGGGCTCTATCGGACGGCGGATGGAAAGCGGCTCGGCTATGTCAGGCGGCGCATGCAGCATGTCAAGCAGGGCCGGTGGGATCCGCTTGATCAGGATAACCAGCCGCTGACGCCGGTCGCCACCGATGAGGAGAAACCGGTCGATCTTGCGTCCATCTACGCTTTGACGAAATACGCGCAGGAGAGGCAGGTTCTTATTTTCGGCGAAGCCTACGGGCTGGATGCCGTCGCGCTGCGTCTCTTCAACGTTTTCGGCGCGGGCCAGGCGCTTTCCAATCCCTACACCGGCGTGCTCGCCAATTTCGGTTCGCGCCTCGCCAACGGTCAGCCGCCGATGATCTTCGAGGACGGCAAGCAGCGGCGCGATTTCGTCCATGTCCGCGATGTGGCGACAGCCTTTCGCCTGGCCTTGGAAAAACCCGCAGCCGCCGGTCACGTGATCAACATCGGCAGCGGCCAGGCCTATTCGATCGCCGATGTCGCGACGCTTCTCGCCGATGCCATGGGCGTGCCCGAGATCGGCCCTGACATCATGAAGAAGGCGCGTTCGGGCGACATCCGCAATTGCTTTGCCGACATTTCCAAGGCGCGCGAACTGCTCGGCTTCGAACCGAAATATCGTCTCGAAAACGCGCTCGCTCCCTTTGTCGAATGGGTGCGCCAGAGCGGGGCGGTCGACCGTGGCGCCGAAATGAAGCGGCAACTCGAAGAGCGGGGGCTGGTTTCATGA
- a CDS encoding glycosyltransferase family 4 protein, giving the protein MSEHERCRGHRRVLMTVDAIGGVWRYAMDLAAALKSNNIEVVFAGLGPFPADDKVAEASRVGKLVWLDAPLDWTVENEEAVAEVPRLIADLARREQADLLHLNLPSQAAGMETNLPIAVVCHSCVVTWFAAVRGSQVPQGWQWQYRLNQEGFACADAVIAPSRSHARAMEAAYGTIGNLQVVHNASALEASDELKQDFVLAAGRWWDDGKNGAVLDKAAAMTRWTVAAAGATTGPNGQTTRFRHADYRGELSHERMSALTRQAAIVASPSLYEPFGLAALEAARTGAALVLSDIPTYREIWGGAALFAERHRSDAFADAFNTLADDPQLRAAFGRKARARSAGFSVEAQAEAMCSIYSGMCARGFSTAAE; this is encoded by the coding sequence ATGAGCGAACATGAACGATGCAGGGGGCACCGCCGCGTGCTGATGACGGTTGACGCCATCGGCGGCGTCTGGCGCTACGCCATGGACTTGGCCGCAGCCCTGAAATCGAACAACATCGAGGTTGTCTTTGCGGGGCTGGGTCCTTTCCCGGCAGACGACAAGGTCGCCGAGGCCAGTCGGGTCGGCAAGCTCGTCTGGCTGGATGCGCCGCTCGACTGGACGGTCGAGAATGAAGAGGCAGTTGCCGAAGTTCCGCGCCTGATTGCGGATCTCGCGCGCCGGGAACAGGCCGATCTTCTGCATCTCAATCTGCCATCGCAGGCGGCTGGCATGGAAACAAACCTGCCGATTGCGGTGGTTTGCCATTCCTGTGTCGTCACTTGGTTTGCCGCAGTCCGCGGAAGTCAAGTGCCGCAGGGTTGGCAATGGCAGTACCGGCTGAACCAAGAGGGCTTTGCATGTGCGGACGCGGTGATCGCGCCAAGCCGCAGCCATGCGAGAGCGATGGAAGCGGCCTATGGAACGATCGGAAATCTTCAGGTCGTTCACAACGCCAGCGCCCTTGAGGCTTCCGACGAGCTCAAGCAGGACTTTGTTCTTGCTGCCGGGCGCTGGTGGGACGATGGCAAAAACGGCGCGGTGCTGGACAAGGCTGCAGCTATGACGCGATGGACGGTGGCGGCGGCCGGCGCGACCACCGGTCCCAATGGCCAGACCACGCGATTTCGCCATGCCGATTACCGCGGCGAGCTTTCGCACGAGCGGATGAGCGCCTTGACGCGGCAGGCGGCCATCGTGGCCTCGCCGTCCCTCTACGAGCCTTTCGGTCTAGCCGCTCTCGAAGCGGCGCGGACGGGCGCGGCCTTGGTGCTTTCTGATATTCCCACTTATCGCGAGATATGGGGCGGAGCCGCTCTTTTTGCCGAGCGGCATCGCTCCGATGCCTTCGCCGATGCCTTCAATACTCTTGCCGACGATCCGCAACTGCGGGCAGCGTTCGGACGAAAAGCGCGTGCCAGGTCCGCCGGCTTCAGCGTCGAGGCTCAGGCAGAGGCGATGTGCTCGATCTATTCCGGCATGTGCGCCCGCGGTTTTTCAACAGCAGCGGAGTGA
- a CDS encoding MDR/zinc-dependent alcohol dehydrogenase-like family protein, producing the protein MDIAARQRAGLMRAAIVTGPGHISVETCPLPEPGPGQVRVKLEGCGVCASNLTPWAGPDWMTFPTEAGGLGHEGWGIVDAIGPDVTGIRTGERVAALSYHAYATHDIADVSMVASLPKELDGKPFPGEPLGCAMNIFGRSNIESGETVAIVGIGFLGALLTRLAAAAGARVIAISRRPYSLGVAREMGAAETIPMDDHWQIIESVKTLTGGKFCDCVIEAVGKQWPLDLAGELTKERGRLIIAGYHQDGPRQINMQLWNWRGLDVINAHEREPAVYIKGIRDAIEAVRQGRIDPQPLYTHIYPLERLDDALNTTRDRPDGFLKALVKYS; encoded by the coding sequence ATGGACATTGCGGCGAGACAGAGGGCCGGGCTCATGCGGGCTGCCATCGTCACCGGCCCCGGACATATTTCGGTGGAGACCTGCCCCTTGCCGGAACCCGGTCCGGGCCAGGTCAGGGTGAAACTGGAAGGATGCGGCGTCTGCGCCTCGAACCTCACGCCCTGGGCCGGACCGGACTGGATGACGTTCCCCACTGAGGCGGGTGGGTTAGGCCATGAGGGCTGGGGTATTGTCGACGCCATTGGCCCCGATGTCACGGGGATTCGGACGGGAGAGCGGGTTGCGGCGCTTTCCTACCATGCCTACGCCACGCACGACATTGCCGATGTCTCGATGGTCGCATCACTGCCGAAGGAGTTGGATGGCAAGCCCTTTCCGGGCGAACCGCTCGGATGCGCCATGAACATCTTCGGCCGCAGCAACATCGAAAGCGGCGAGACCGTCGCCATCGTCGGCATCGGATTCCTGGGCGCACTTCTCACCCGGCTTGCCGCGGCAGCCGGCGCAAGGGTGATCGCCATCTCGCGCCGGCCCTATTCCCTCGGGGTGGCGAGAGAGATGGGAGCGGCCGAGACCATTCCGATGGACGATCATTGGCAAATCATCGAGAGCGTCAAAACACTTACGGGCGGAAAATTCTGCGATTGCGTCATCGAAGCCGTCGGCAAACAATGGCCGCTCGACCTGGCGGGCGAGCTTACCAAGGAACGTGGGCGACTGATCATCGCCGGTTATCACCAGGACGGGCCCCGCCAAATCAACATGCAGCTTTGGAACTGGCGCGGGCTCGACGTCATCAACGCTCATGAGCGCGAACCGGCCGTCTATATCAAAGGCATTCGCGACGCCATAGAAGCCGTGCGCCAGGGCCGGATCGATCCGCAACCGCTCTACACGCATATCTATCCGCTGGAGAGGCTGGACGACGCCCTCAACACGACGCGCGACCGGCCGGACGGTTTTCTCAAGGCTCTGGTGAAATATTCATGA
- a CDS encoding CgeB family protein: MKFIFYTHSLVSDWNHGNAHFLRGIMRDLQRRGHETLALEPQDAWSRANLVRDQGAAAVEAFHQAFPQHRSQIYGKGFDHEAALSDADVVIVHEWTEPQLVERLGRIRRDGAAFTLLFHDTHHRAVSAEGDIAGLALDDYDGVLAFGQTLRERYLRAGWGKSVFIWHEAADDALFRPLPEIEKCGDLIWIGNWGDDERSAEIGEFLIHPARDLKLDAVVRGVRYPDHALDELRKVGTAYGGWIANAEVPAAFARHKVTVHIPRRPYVEHLPGIPTIRVFEALACGIPLISAPWKDAEHLFESGRDYLVVGDGQEMKKSLRDVLSDTDLAANLAAAGLETIKTRHTCRHRVDELFAILAHCGTHRVTANLQSREAAE; this comes from the coding sequence ATGAAGTTCATTTTCTACACCCATTCATTGGTCTCCGACTGGAATCACGGCAATGCCCATTTTCTTCGCGGCATCATGCGCGATCTCCAGCGGCGCGGCCATGAGACGCTGGCGCTGGAGCCGCAGGATGCTTGGAGCCGGGCCAATCTGGTGCGAGACCAGGGGGCGGCTGCGGTCGAGGCATTTCACCAAGCCTTTCCGCAGCACCGTTCGCAGATCTACGGCAAGGGATTCGACCACGAAGCAGCGCTTTCCGATGCCGATGTCGTCATCGTTCACGAGTGGACGGAGCCGCAATTGGTCGAGAGGCTCGGCCGCATCCGGCGCGACGGCGCGGCCTTCACCCTGCTTTTCCACGATACGCACCATCGGGCCGTCTCCGCCGAAGGCGATATCGCAGGGCTGGCGCTTGACGACTATGATGGTGTGCTGGCCTTCGGGCAGACGCTGCGCGAGCGTTATCTCAGAGCCGGCTGGGGGAAATCCGTCTTCATCTGGCACGAGGCGGCGGATGACGCGCTGTTCAGACCGTTGCCGGAGATCGAGAAATGCGGAGACCTCATCTGGATCGGCAACTGGGGCGACGACGAACGGTCCGCCGAAATCGGCGAATTTCTGATCCATCCTGCGAGGGATCTGAAGCTCGACGCGGTCGTGCGCGGCGTCCGCTACCCCGACCATGCGCTGGACGAACTTCGCAAAGTCGGCACCGCCTATGGCGGCTGGATCGCCAATGCCGAGGTTCCCGCGGCCTTCGCCCGCCACAAGGTCACCGTACACATTCCGCGCCGACCCTATGTCGAACATCTGCCGGGTATTCCGACCATCCGTGTCTTCGAGGCGCTCGCCTGCGGAATACCCCTGATCTCGGCGCCCTGGAAAGACGCCGAACATCTCTTCGAATCCGGCAGGGACTACCTTGTCGTCGGTGACGGACAGGAGATGAAGAAAAGCCTGCGCGACGTCCTCTCCGATACCGATCTGGCTGCGAACCTTGCCGCCGCCGGCCTTGAAACGATCAAGACCCGTCACACCTGCCGCCACCGCGTCGACGAGCTTTTCGCCATTCTGGCGCACTGCGGCACGCATAGGGTCACCGCAAACCTGCAATCCAGGGAGGCTGCCGAATGA
- a CDS encoding CgeB family protein, with amino-acid sequence MTRSLDIVFLGLSLSSSWGNGHATTYRALIKGLRQDGHRVLFVERDVPWYASHRDLPSPDFCELAYYSDIGAMLERHGERLDKADAVIVGSYVPDGVPLIDGLGALGLKRLCFYDIDTPVTLAKLDRGDEEYLALRQVPLFDTYFSFSGGRVLTRLEQRYGARRAVALYCSVDEGRYANTGEPTCWDLGYLGTYSHDRQPTLERLLLESARRLPSMRFVVAGPQYPAEIEWPANVERIEHLPPADHASFYSRQRFTLNVTRSDMIAAGWSPSVRLFEAAACGAPIISDFWQGLDELLPDRNALFIVRTPEDVVALLTELPDSDRLAAAAAARKLVMSSHTGVARAGELARSLSNLSANPAFDRISA; translated from the coding sequence ATGACGAGATCGCTCGATATCGTCTTCCTCGGGCTCTCCCTTTCCTCTTCTTGGGGGAACGGTCACGCCACGACCTATCGCGCCCTGATCAAGGGTCTTCGGCAGGACGGCCATCGGGTCCTGTTCGTGGAGCGGGACGTGCCGTGGTATGCCAGCCACCGGGATCTCCCTTCGCCTGACTTCTGCGAGCTCGCCTATTATTCCGATATCGGCGCAATGCTCGAGCGTCACGGCGAAAGGCTCGACAAGGCCGATGCCGTCATCGTCGGATCCTATGTTCCCGATGGTGTGCCGCTCATCGACGGGCTCGGGGCGCTGGGGCTGAAACGTCTCTGCTTCTATGACATTGACACGCCGGTCACCCTCGCCAAGCTCGATCGCGGTGATGAGGAATATCTGGCGCTGCGGCAGGTTCCCTTGTTTGACACTTATTTCTCCTTCTCCGGAGGAAGGGTGTTGACGCGGCTCGAACAGAGATATGGCGCGCGCAGAGCCGTCGCGCTCTATTGTTCGGTCGACGAGGGGCGTTATGCCAATACCGGCGAGCCCACTTGCTGGGATCTCGGCTATCTCGGAACTTATAGCCATGACCGGCAGCCGACACTGGAGCGCCTTCTGCTGGAGTCGGCGCGCCGCCTGCCCTCGATGCGCTTCGTTGTCGCCGGGCCGCAATATCCAGCCGAGATTGAATGGCCGGCCAACGTCGAGCGCATCGAGCATCTGCCGCCTGCCGATCACGCAAGCTTTTACAGCCGGCAGCGGTTCACGCTGAACGTGACCCGCAGCGATATGATTGCCGCCGGCTGGTCTCCCAGCGTGCGGCTGTTCGAGGCTGCCGCCTGCGGGGCGCCTATCATCAGCGACTTCTGGCAGGGTCTCGATGAACTGCTGCCGGACCGTAACGCTTTGTTCATTGTGCGCACGCCGGAGGATGTCGTGGCGCTGCTGACGGAGCTTCCCGACAGCGACCGTCTGGCCGCCGCCGCAGCAGCGAGAAAGCTGGTGATGAGCAGTCATACCGGTGTCGCTCGTGCCGGCGAGCTCGCCCGGTCTCTTTCGAATCTGTCCGCTAATCCAGCTTTTGACCGTATCTCAGCGTGA
- a CDS encoding CgeB family protein encodes MKIAFYGSSLVSAYWNGAATYYRGLLRALAEKGYDITFYEPDVYDRQKNRDMDPPDWCRLVVYEGTIDALKAVTSEAVEADIVVKASGVGFEDDRLLEEVLRHARPHALKIFWDVDAPATLAELRANPDHPLRLALARLDLVLTYGGGDPVVNAYRSVGAAECVPIYNALDPQTHHPVPQDYRFAADLGFLGNRLPDREARVEHFFLEPASRLPNRTFLLGGSGWQDKPIPSNVRYIGHVPTRDHNAFNVTPMTVLNISRASMAENGFSPATRVFEAAGAGACLITDYWEGIDVFLKSGEEVLVARDGQDVAALLSGLSHQSAREIGERARRRVLAEHTYVNRAETADEIFRARLGAREAAE; translated from the coding sequence ATGAAGATCGCCTTTTACGGATCAAGTCTCGTCTCCGCCTATTGGAACGGCGCCGCCACCTATTATCGCGGCCTGCTGCGGGCGCTGGCGGAAAAGGGTTACGATATCACCTTCTATGAGCCGGATGTCTATGACCGACAGAAGAACCGTGACATGGATCCGCCGGACTGGTGCAGGCTCGTCGTCTACGAAGGGACGATCGACGCCCTCAAGGCCGTCACAAGCGAGGCAGTCGAAGCTGATATCGTCGTTAAGGCGAGTGGTGTTGGCTTCGAGGACGATCGATTGCTGGAAGAGGTGTTGCGTCATGCACGCCCGCACGCGTTGAAAATCTTCTGGGACGTCGATGCGCCGGCGACGCTTGCCGAACTCAGGGCCAACCCCGATCATCCGCTACGCCTTGCGCTCGCCCGGCTTGATCTCGTGCTGACCTATGGCGGCGGCGACCCCGTCGTGAACGCATACCGTTCCGTCGGAGCGGCCGAATGTGTGCCGATCTACAATGCGCTGGACCCGCAAACGCATCATCCGGTGCCGCAGGACTACCGCTTCGCCGCCGACCTCGGGTTCCTTGGCAATCGCCTGCCGGATCGCGAGGCGAGGGTCGAGCATTTCTTCCTCGAACCGGCGTCGCGTCTGCCAAACCGGACATTCCTGCTTGGCGGTTCCGGCTGGCAGGACAAGCCGATCCCTTCAAACGTCCGCTATATCGGCCATGTCCCGACGCGCGATCACAACGCTTTCAACGTGACGCCGATGACGGTCCTCAACATATCGCGCGCCAGTATGGCGGAGAATGGTTTTTCCCCTGCGACGCGGGTCTTCGAGGCGGCCGGCGCCGGGGCTTGCCTCATTACCGACTACTGGGAGGGCATCGATGTCTTTCTGAAGTCCGGCGAGGAGGTCCTGGTCGCGCGCGACGGACAGGACGTGGCTGCCTTGCTCAGCGGCTTATCCCACCAATCCGCCCGGGAAATTGGAGAAAGGGCGCGCCGGCGCGTTCTGGCCGAACACACCTATGTCAATCGCGCCGAAACTGCAGACGAGATTTTTCGCGCCCGTCTTGGCGCGCGGGAGGCCGCCGAATGA
- a CDS encoding TIGR04290 family methyltransferase: MMNLALQQRISELGPWFQNMRFGEIETAPDHFLGDYPAFKWEGFKHVVPKDLEGCSVLDIGCNAGFYALEMKRRNAGRVLGIDSDPRYLEQARFAADHFGLDVEFRQMSVYEVSKLGERFDLVLFMGVLYHLRHPLLALDLLYEHVVADLMLFQCLQRGEERIAKLEEDYDFSEWKIFDRSDFPKLFFVEERFAADPTNWFIPNKAAVEAMLRSSGFVIEANPEREVYLCRRGRRPYKVEPPPG; this comes from the coding sequence ATGATGAACCTGGCTTTGCAACAGCGTATCAGCGAATTGGGTCCCTGGTTTCAGAATATGCGGTTCGGAGAGATCGAAACCGCGCCGGATCATTTTCTCGGCGACTATCCGGCGTTCAAATGGGAAGGCTTCAAGCATGTTGTGCCCAAGGATCTGGAAGGATGCAGCGTTCTCGATATCGGCTGCAATGCCGGCTTTTATGCGCTTGAGATGAAGCGCCGCAATGCCGGTCGGGTGTTGGGCATCGACAGTGACCCACGTTATCTCGAGCAGGCCCGTTTCGCCGCCGATCATTTCGGCCTTGATGTCGAGTTCAGGCAGATGTCGGTTTACGAGGTGTCGAAACTCGGCGAGAGGTTCGATCTGGTGCTCTTCATGGGCGTGCTTTACCACTTGCGCCATCCGTTGCTGGCATTGGATCTGCTCTACGAGCATGTGGTCGCAGATCTCATGCTGTTCCAATGCCTGCAGCGTGGCGAAGAGCGTATCGCCAAGCTTGAAGAAGACTACGACTTTTCGGAATGGAAGATTTTCGACCGATCGGATTTCCCGAAGCTGTTCTTTGTCGAAGAGCGCTTTGCCGCCGATCCCACCAATTGGTTCATTCCCAATAAGGCAGCGGTCGAAGCGATGCTGCGCAGCTCGGGCTTTGTCATAGAGGCCAATCCCGAGCGAGAAGTTTATCTCTGCCGCCGAGGTCGGCGGCCATACAAGGTCGAGCCGCCGCCCGGTTGA
- a CDS encoding UDP-glucuronic acid decarboxylase family protein — protein MLQANRRGKSKTVLVAGGAGFVGSHLCDALLGRGDTVICVDSYITGSRDNVRPLMNHPGFRLIEQDICKFIEIGEPLDQIYNLACAASPPQYQADPVHTMMTCVAGTGNLLALAERHRAAFLQASTSEVYGDPAEHPQKEDYRGNVSCTGPRACYDEGKRAAEALCFDMLRAGRVDVRVARIFNTYGPRMQANDGRIVSNLVVQALSGKPLTIYGSGMQTRSFCYVSDLVGGLMALMDVRPNPGVPVNLGNPGEFTINELAQMIRSMVPVRTAVAYRPLPKDDPQRRRPDISRATELLDWQPTVPLAEGLRYTIDWFAANLDDRPRKRVAAPRRQCAAAASQAAPLDN, from the coding sequence ATGCTTCAAGCCAATCGTCGCGGAAAAAGCAAGACTGTTCTGGTGGCAGGGGGCGCCGGCTTCGTCGGCTCGCATCTCTGCGATGCTCTGCTCGGCCGTGGCGACACCGTCATTTGCGTCGACAGCTACATTACCGGCTCGCGAGACAATGTCAGGCCGTTGATGAACCATCCGGGCTTCCGGCTCATCGAACAGGATATCTGCAAATTCATTGAAATCGGCGAACCGCTCGACCAGATCTATAATCTGGCCTGCGCCGCGTCCCCGCCGCAATACCAGGCGGATCCCGTTCACACGATGATGACGTGCGTTGCCGGTACGGGTAATCTGCTGGCGCTTGCCGAGCGGCACCGGGCCGCCTTCCTCCAGGCCTCGACGAGCGAAGTCTATGGCGATCCCGCTGAGCATCCGCAGAAAGAGGACTATCGCGGTAATGTCAGCTGCACAGGACCGCGTGCTTGTTATGACGAGGGAAAGCGCGCCGCGGAAGCTCTTTGCTTCGACATGCTGCGTGCCGGCCGCGTCGACGTGCGGGTCGCCCGCATCTTCAACACCTATGGGCCGCGAATGCAGGCAAATGACGGCCGGATCGTCTCCAACCTGGTCGTGCAGGCCCTCTCGGGGAAACCGCTCACCATCTACGGAAGCGGCATGCAGACCCGGTCCTTCTGCTACGTCAGCGATCTTGTCGGCGGCCTTATGGCGCTGATGGATGTGCGGCCGAACCCTGGTGTTCCCGTCAACCTCGGCAATCCGGGGGAATTCACCATCAACGAGCTCGCGCAGATGATCCGTTCGATGGTGCCGGTGCGAACGGCTGTTGCCTACAGACCTTTGCCGAAGGATGATCCTCAACGCCGGCGGCCCGATATTTCTCGCGCGACAGAACTGCTCGATTGGCAGCCGACGGTGCCCCTTGCCGAAGGGCTCAGATATACGATCGACTGGTTTGCCGCCAATTTGGACGATCGTCCCCGTAAACGTGTCGCTGCGCCTCGCCGTCAGTGCGCCGCGGCGGCCTCGCAGGCTGCCCCCTTGGATAACTGA